A region of the Pseudonocardia cypriaca genome:
GCCGCGTAGGGGAACGGCTGTGGCCCCGGCCGTACGCCGACCACGCTGGCCAGGTTGACCACCGATGCCGGCGCCGACCTGCGCAGCAGCGGCACGCAGGCGCGGGTGACCTGGAAGGTGCCGCGCACGTTGACCGCGAAGATCCGGTCCCAGTCGTCCATCGACAGCCCGTCCAGGTCGGACGGCGGGGTGTCCGTGGTCGTTCCCGCGTTGTTGACGAGGACGTCGAGGCGACCGAAGTGCACGCCGACGGCGTCGGCCATGGCGCGCACCGCCGTCTCGTCGGCGACGTCCGCCTTCACCAGCAGCGTCTTCGCGCCCGCGCGCTCGGCCTCCTCCGCGACGGCTCGCGCGGCGCTCTCGCTGCGGCTGAAGTTCACGGCCACGTCGAAGCCCGCCGTCGCGAAGGCGAGTACCGCACTGCGGCCGATGCCACGCCCCGCGCCCGTGACCAGAACGGTCCGCCGGACCGCCGTCTCTGCCATGGATGACCTCCGCGTCGAAGTAGTAACTACCTTAGTAGGTAGTACGCTGGAGACACAAGGACGTCGAGGAGGACCCGTGCCAGAAGCCCTCGTTGTGACCGGAGTGCGCACCCCCGTCGGCCGGTACGGCGGGGCACTGTCCACCGTGCGGCCGGACGACCTCGCCGCCGAGGCGATCCGCGCCGTGCGCGAGCGCGTGCCCACCGCCGCACCGGACGCGATCGACGAGGTGATCCTCGGCTGCGTGAACCAGGCAGGCGAGGACAACCGCAACGTCGCGCGCATGGCCGCGCTCCTGGCCGGGCTGCCGGAGTCGGTCCCCGGCGCCACCGTCAACCGGCTCTGCGCGTCGGGGCTGGAAGCGGTGGCCGCAGGCGCGCGGGCGATCCGGTGCGGCGAGGCCGACGTCGTGATCGCGGGTGGCGTGGAGAGCATGAGCCGCGCGCCGTACGTGATGGCCAAGGCGGAGACCGCGTTCTCCCGCACACCCGAGGTCCACGACTCGACGATCGGGTGGCGGTTCGTCAACCCGCGCATGGAGCAGCGGTACGGCGTCGACCCGATGCCGCAGACTGCCGAGAACGTCGCCGCGGAGTGCGGGGTCTCCCGCGCCGACCAGGACGCCTTCGCCCTGCGCTCGCAGTCGCGGGCGGCCGCGGCCCAGGAGAACGGCCGCTTCGACGCCGAGATCGTGCCGATCGAGGTTCCGAGACGGCGCGGCGAGCCGGTCGAGGTCGCCCGCGACGAACACCCTCGGCGGACCTCTGCCGAGGCGCTGGCCGCGCTGCGCCCGATCGTCACCGAACACGGCACCGTCACCGCGGGCAACTCGTCGGGCGTCAACGACGGGGCCGCCGCACTCCTGCTGGCGTCGGAGGCGGCCGTGGAGCGGTGCGGCCTCACCCCGCTGGCCCGCGTGGTCACCAGCGCGGTCGCCGGGGTGGCTCCGCGGGTGATGGGCCTCGGTCCCGTTCCCGCCACCCGGAAGCTCCTCGACCTCACCGCGCTGTCGATCGGCGACCTCGACGTCATCGAGCTGAACGAGGCGTTCGCCGCCCAGTCCCTCGCCTGCCTGCGGCAGCTGGGGCTCCCCGACGACGCCGAGCACGTCAACCCGAACGGCGGCGCGATCGCGCTCGGCCACCCGCTCGGCATGAGCGGCGCCCGGCTGGTGCTGACCGCCGCGCTCGAACTGGCCCGGCGCGACGGGCGCCGCGCGATGTGCAGCATGTGCATCGGGGTCGGGCAAGGCATGAGCCTGCTCCTGGAACGCGTGTCCTGAGCCACGCACCGGCCCCCGTCCGGCGGTGGCGGTCGGCCGCCGCCTAGAGGTTCAGGACCAGTTCCTCCACCGGCTCCTCGTCGCGCCGGTGGACGTCGACGGAGAGCAGCTGGCCCGACAGCGGGCAGTGGTGCGCGGTCATCGCCAGGTCCTCGTGCAACCGGATGCGGTGCGCGCTGGGATCGACGCGGCGGCTCACGGCGCCCGCACGCCAGCGGGTCGACCCGCGGGACAGAACCGCGCCTGCGGTGGACCGGACCTCGACGGTTCCGTCCACCCGCACCAGCCGCAACGCCGGGCCGAGCGCGTGCCCCGGAGCGTCGGGATCGGGCTCGGCCGAGGGCGGCGCGCCCAGCCGCTCCGTGCGGATGGCGAGCCGCCGCTCGCGGGTGCCGTCGATGTCGAGGGCGCCGTCGCCGAGCACGACCCCGTACACCTGCGCGGCGTGCTGCGCCGACACCACACCGCGGGCGACGTCGGCGGCGACGTCGGCGGGGTCCCGGAACAGCGGATCACCCCACCCGCCGCCGCCCTGCCACGACACCGCGAAGAGGTCCCCCGGGCGCATCGGGATCTCGCCCGGCTTCGGGCCGAGCTCCCGCCACGTCGGCTCGGTTCCCGCGAGGTGCTCCCGGAGGAGGTCGGTTTCCGTGCCGCCCTCGGCCGTGGCGAAACGCTGCCGGACGGTCGAGCCGGGCCAGCCGCCGAACAGGCCGACGGAGTTGGGCACCTCGGCCCCGTGCGTCATGACCAACGCGGTCGCACCGGGCACACCGCGCAGGGTCAGGCCCATCTCGCCGGACTGCCCGCCCCGGGAGGTGCCCGCCCCCGCCGTGTCCGGGCGCAGGCGCCGGTACAGGTACAGCAGCGGGGAGACCTGCTCGTTGGACTCCACATCGGCGATCGCGGGCGCCGGCACCGCGACCGGTCCGCCCGCGTCGACGCCGTCCCGGCAGGCGAACGCCCCGGATCCGCCCGCGAGCGGGTCGAGCGAGTGCAGCCCGAACCGTTCCCCGAACTGGTTCACGCCGCCGAGGTTGAAGGTGGCCATGGTGCCGGAGCTGACGGCCTGCGCCCGGTCGGCGTACTCCGGGGAACAGGCGAGCAGCAGGTTGAGCGCCCGCTGCACGACGTTCGTGACCGTCCAGATCGTCTCGACCGTCGCGCTGCCGACGGGCGCGGGATGCTGCGCGGTGCACACCAGCCCGTCCGGCGCGACGATGTCGACCGGGCGCAGCAGGCCCTCGTTCCACGCCAGCCCGAATCCCAGCGTCGGGATCAGCGCACCGGTGACGCCGCCGCGCAGGCCCGCCCGGGTGGCATTGATGAAGCCGGGGGCCTGCTGGCTCGACCCGCTGAAGTCGAGCGTCAGCTCCTCGCCGGACTTCGTCGCGACGAGGTCGACGGCGTAGAGCCGGTTGGCGTGGCCGTCGTGCTCCAGGAAGTCCCGCACGTGCACCCGGCCGTCGGGGAGCTCGGCGAGCCGCTCCCGCGTCCGGCGCTCCGTGGTGGCGATCATCCGCCGCATCGCCTCACCGACGACGTCGGCCCCGTAGCGGGCGAACAGGCTCTGCAGCCGTTCCGTGGCGACGTTGAGCGTCGCGATGAACGCTCGGATGTCCAGGCCGAGGGCGGCGGGGAGGCGGCTGGCCGACACGATCATCTCGAGCACGTCGTCGCGCAGCTCACCGGCGTCCACCAGCTTCACCGCCGGGATGCGCAGCCCCTCCTGGTACACCTCGGTGGCCGCCGGGCACCACGAGGCGAAGTTCATCCCGCCCACGTCCGTCTCGTGCGCCATCACCCCGGCCCATGCGACGAGCCGGTCGCCGTCGAAGACGGGCCCGGTCATCTGCACGTCGTTCTGGTGCAACGCGCCGACGTACGGGTCGTTGCCGATGAACATGTCGCCGGCGCGCGGAGGCTTCCGGTGGCTGTTGATGTGCCGGATCAGCGCACCCACGGGCGGCGCCTCGTGGGCCACCTGGAACCCCATGGTCGCGAACTCCCCGTCGGGCAGGTACAGCCCGGTGAAGAAGTCGGACGCCTCGGTCACCGTGGGCGAGCCGGACACGCTCTGCAGCGCGATCCGCATCTCCTCGGTCACCGCCAGGAGGCGGTTGCGGATGATCTCGTACTGGATCGCGTCGATCATCGCGTGCCCTCCTCGGCGAGCGTGACCACGAAGTTGCCCAGCTCGTCGGTGCGGGCGCTCGCACCGGGTGGGACGACGAGCGTCTGGCCGGGGAACACGACCAGGCACGGACCGGCGACAACCTGGCCCGGCGCCGGGAACGCCGTCCGGTAGGCGGGACACTCCACCGGCTTCGCGGGGTCGTCGAAGACCACGTCCCGGATGTCGTCGGCCACCAGCTCGTCCCGCGCGGTCGGGCGAACCGCCCCGTCGAGGGCGCGGGCCGCGATGACGCGGAGGCCCAGCAGCTCGAACCCGGCCTCGCGGAACGCCGATCCCGCCCCGTACAGGGCTTCGTACCGCTCCTCGAACTGCCGCAACGTCTTCTCCAGCGCGGCCGGTGACCCCAACCCGTCGATGATCGGGACGTCGAGGTGGTGCGCCTGGCCGCGGTACCGGATCGCGGCGGTCCGCCGGATCGCGAGCCCGCCCTGCGCGGGACCGCCTGCCGAGGCCGCTTCCGCCTCGGCCGTCATCGCCGCCAGGGCCGCCGCCAGCGGCTCGACATCGCGCACCGCGATCCGGTCCGCGCTGGGGAGCCGCAGGTGGTGCGGGCGGCTGATGGTGCGCTTGAGCTCGCACGTCCCCGTTCCGAACGCGGACTGCCCGGTGGCGGTCGGGGTGACGACGAACGTGCGGATCCCGAGGTCCCGGCACAGCGCCCAGGCGTGCGACGGGCCCTGTCCACCGCCCGCGAAGAGCACGAACTCCCGCGGGTCGTGGCCCTTCTCGATCGTGACGCTGCGCAGGAGGTCGGCCATCCTGGCGTCCAGCACCTGGCGGATGCCCCACGCCGCTTCCACCACGCCGAGGCCGAGCGGTCGGGCGATGCGCTCGGCGATGGCGGCGGCTGCCGCGGCCCGGTCGAGCCGCATCGTGCCGCCCGCGAAGCCGTCCTCGTCGAGCACGCCGAGCACGAGGTCGGCGTCGGTCGCGGTGGGTTCGCTACCGCCGCGGCGGTAGCAGACGGGGCCCGGCCGGGCCCCCGCGCTGAACGGCCCGACCGTCAGCGCGCCGTCGCGCACCCGCGCGATGCTCCCGCCGCCTGCGCCGATGGTGGCGACGTCGATCGCCGGCCGCTGGATGTCCGCACCCCCGACCGTGAGCTGGTCGCGCAGCAGCGGGTTCCCGCGCACGACCGTGCCCACGTCGAAGCTCGTGCCGCCGACGTCCACCGTGAGCAGGTGCTCCTCGCCGAGCCTGCGGCCGATCTGCTGGCAGGCGATCACGCCGGCGGCCGGCCCGGACATCAGCACGGACACCGGCTGGTCGCTCACCACGTCCGCCGAGACGACGCCGCCCTCGCTGGTCATCACGACCATCGGCACCCCGAGCCCGCGCCCGCGCAGCGCCTCGTCGAGCCGGGCGAGGTAGGCGCTCATCACCGGTCCGAGCGCCGCGTTGACCGCCGTGGTCGACATCCGCGCGTACTCCCCCACCGCGGGCGCGATCTCGTGCGACAGGCTGACGAACAGGTCCGGGAACCGCTCGCGCACCGCCGCGCCGATCCGGCGCTCGTGCTCGGGGTTGGCCACCGACCACAGCGTGGCGACGGCGACGGCCTGGACGCCGGCCCCGCCGACCCGGTCGAGGACGCGGTCGATCTCGGGTCGGTCGAGCGGCACGACGACCTCACCGGCGCGGTCGATCCGCTCCGCGATCTCGAACACCAGGGTTCGCGGCACGACGGGCGACCACCGGCCGCGGTTGCGGTAGTCGCCGATCTCCAGCTCGGTCAGCCCGGCCAGCTGCCGCTTGAGCCTGCCGATCTCCAGGGTGTCGCCGAAGCCGGCCGTGGTGATCAGCGCCGTGCGCGCCGCGGAACCCGTCAGCAGCGCGTTGAGCCCGGCGGTCGTCCCGTGCCCGAACCGGTCGACCGACGAGCAGAACTCCTCGACCGACAACCCGAACCGGCCGGCCGCGAGCTCGATCCCGTCCATGATCCCGCCGATGATGTCGGCGGTGGTCGGCGCCTTCAGCACCGCCTGGCGGCCGTCGTCGGCGTACACCCACACGTCGGTGAACGTGCCGCCGACGTCGGTGCCCACGCGGAACCTCACGCCCGGCCCTCCCGCTCCATGCCGTCGAGCCAGCTCAACGCGTCCTCGGCCCAGTGGATCTCGGTGCGGGCCCGGGCGATGTTGCCCTGCATCGCCAGCACCTTGAGCCCGGTGATCATCGGGTGGGCGCTGGCCGGCCGCGAGGCCAACCGCTTCACCAGCCGGGGGAAGACGCCCTGGTGCAGCTCCCGCAGCTGCTGGGAGTAGACCGCCAGCAGGTCCTCGTGGTGCTTCCGGTGGTCCTCCAGGTGCCGCCGGACCACGTCGATCGGGGCGCTGTCGAGGAACACCAGCTTGAGGCGCTCGACGTCGCGCATCGGCGCGTACTCCGTGGGCTGCTCGAGCCAGGACCGCAGCTCGGCCGCACCGGCCTCGGTGAGCCGGTAGGTCCGCTTCTGCTTGCCCGGGTTCCCCGTCGACGTCGTGCTCTGCACCAGGCCCTGCTCCTCGAGCCGCCGCAGCTCGGGGTAGATCTGGCTGTGCGAGGCGTACCAGAACCAGCCCAGCGACTCGCCGAACTCGCGGGCCAGGTCGAACCCCGACGCGGGTTCGGTGCTGAGGAACCCGAGCAGCGCGTGCTTCAGCGACATCGCTCAACCGACCGCGGCCGGCGCGCGGAGCCCGAGCATCTCCCGGGCCTCGGCCGGGCTGGCCGGCTCGAGGTTCAGCTCGCGCAGGATCCGGACCATCCGCTCCACCAGCTCGAGGTTGGTCGCCGGCCGGCCGCGCGCGTAGTAGATGTTGTCCTCCAGCCCGACCCGCGCCTGCCCGCCGAGGATCACGCTGTGTACCGAGGCCGGCAGCTGCGCCGGGCCGATGCCGCTGACGCAGAACACCGAGTTCTCCGGCAGGTCCTCCACGAACCGCTGCAGGTTCTTCGGCGTGTACGGGGTGGCACCGGACATCAGCTTGTGCGTGCCGAGCACGATGTTGATGTAGTACGGCGGCTCGTCGTAGCCCAGAGCGATGAGCTCGTTGACCCACACCAGGTCCGAGAGCGACATCAGCTCCCACTCCGGCTTGATGCCGCGGTCCTTCATCGCCTGCGCCAGCTCCAGGCACCGGCTCCACGAGGTGTCCATCAGCAGCTCGAGGTCGTCCCCGTTGTCGAGCACGCGGTGCATGCACTGCACGTGCGGGTCGAAGGTGCACATCTCGGCCCCCGCGAGGGTGCCCTTGATGCGCTGGTCGAACGCGATCTCCCGGCGGCCGTCCGCGAGCTCGGCGATCATGTCGCCGCTGATCCCACCGCCGGTGCTGTTGTTGATGATGATGTCGGACCGGGAACGGATCAGCTCGTTGATCCGCCCGTAGATCTCCGGATCGCAGGTGGCCCCGTCGTCCGGGCGGCGGGCGTGCACGGCGACGATGCTCGCGCCCGCCTCCCAGCACCGCACCACGTCGTCCGCGATCTCCCGCGGCTGGGTTGGCAGGTGGGGTGTGACCGACTTGTCGGCCATCCCACCGGTCGGCGCGATCGTCAGGATCACTTTCCGGTCAGCCACAGGACCCTCCGTTGGGTGCGATCTCTCGGCTACGTGACCGGGGACGCTAGGGACGAGCCACCCTAAATGTCAAGGTTGACATATAGGACGCCCGCTCCGCTGAACGAACGGCGGGATGATCAGCAGGAGCTCGTGCGAGGGCAATCGCGAACCACCTCGCCATGGTTGCTGATCATGGGGTTGCACGAAGTGCGCCACAACTGCCGCTGAACCAGAAGGAATGTCACTCTTGACGTTCGATGCCGGCCGCCGCTTGGAGATCGCCCGGTACGTCACGACGGTCGGGCCCGGCCTGACCGTCGAGCGCCTGGTCCCGCGGCCTGAAGGGACCGAGTCGCTCCTCCGCTACGGCCGCCGACCGTTCGCCTCCTGCCGGCCGTGACCGCTTCCGACGGGCGCGGTGAAGGTCCGGCGGTACGAGCCCGGCGACAGTCCGATCGTGGCGTGGAGGTGCTTGCGGAGCAGCGTCGCACTGCCGAACCCGGTGACGGTGGCGATCTGGTCGACGGTCAGATCGGAAGTCTCGAGCAAGCGGCGCGCCGCGTCGACCCGTCGCTGGATCAGCCACTGCGCCGGGGTCTCGCCGACCTCGGCCCGGAAACGGCGGGAGAAGGTCCGCACGCTCATGTTCGCGTGCCGCGCGAGGTCGGCGAGACCGATCGGCTCGTCGAGGTGGGCCAGCGCCCAGGTCCGGGTGGCCGCGGTCGACGACTCGGGGTCGATCGGCAGCGGGTGGTCGATGAACTGGGCCTGGCCGCCGTCCCGCCAGGGGGCGACGACGCATCGCCGTGCCGCACCGTTGGCCACCTCGGCCCCGTGGTCGCGCCGGACCAGGTGCAGGCACAGATCGATCCCCGCGGCACCGCCGGCCGAGGTGAGCACCTGGCCGTTGTCGACGAACAGCACGTCGGGATCGACCCGTACCTGCGGGAAGAGGTCCGCAAAGGCTCGGCACAGGGCCCAGTGGGTCGTCGCGGACCGGCCGTCGAGCAGGCCCGCTGCAGCGAGCACGAACGCCGAGGTGCAGAGGCTGACGATGCGACCGGACGGTGGGACGAGCGCGAGCGCCGCGGTGAGCTCGTCGGGAAGGGCACCGGTGGCCAGCAACTCGGG
Encoded here:
- a CDS encoding SDR family NAD(P)-dependent oxidoreductase, which produces MAETAVRRTVLVTGAGRGIGRSAVLAFATAGFDVAVNFSRSESAARAVAEEAERAGAKTLLVKADVADETAVRAMADAVGVHFGRLDVLVNNAGTTTDTPPSDLDGLSMDDWDRIFAVNVRGTFQVTRACVPLLRRSAPASVVNLASVVGVRPGPQPFPYAASKAAIVNLTRTLAGALGPEIRVNAVAPGWMEGEWMEHALGDNYESLMARRAKRTPLRRCVTADDVAATIVNLAISNPFVNGETVVIDGGYTATT
- the pcaF gene encoding 3-oxoadipyl-CoA thiolase, with protein sequence MPEALVVTGVRTPVGRYGGALSTVRPDDLAAEAIRAVRERVPTAAPDAIDEVILGCVNQAGEDNRNVARMAALLAGLPESVPGATVNRLCASGLEAVAAGARAIRCGEADVVIAGGVESMSRAPYVMAKAETAFSRTPEVHDSTIGWRFVNPRMEQRYGVDPMPQTAENVAAECGVSRADQDAFALRSQSRAAAAQENGRFDAEIVPIEVPRRRGEPVEVARDEHPRRTSAEALAALRPIVTEHGTVTAGNSSGVNDGAAALLLASEAAVERCGLTPLARVVTSAVAGVAPRVMGLGPVPATRKLLDLTALSIGDLDVIELNEAFAAQSLACLRQLGLPDDAEHVNPNGGAIALGHPLGMSGARLVLTAALELARRDGRRAMCSMCIGVGQGMSLLLERVS
- a CDS encoding hydantoinase B/oxoprolinase family protein; the protein is MIDAIQYEIIRNRLLAVTEEMRIALQSVSGSPTVTEASDFFTGLYLPDGEFATMGFQVAHEAPPVGALIRHINSHRKPPRAGDMFIGNDPYVGALHQNDVQMTGPVFDGDRLVAWAGVMAHETDVGGMNFASWCPAATEVYQEGLRIPAVKLVDAGELRDDVLEMIVSASRLPAALGLDIRAFIATLNVATERLQSLFARYGADVVGEAMRRMIATTERRTRERLAELPDGRVHVRDFLEHDGHANRLYAVDLVATKSGEELTLDFSGSSQQAPGFINATRAGLRGGVTGALIPTLGFGLAWNEGLLRPVDIVAPDGLVCTAQHPAPVGSATVETIWTVTNVVQRALNLLLACSPEYADRAQAVSSGTMATFNLGGVNQFGERFGLHSLDPLAGGSGAFACRDGVDAGGPVAVPAPAIADVESNEQVSPLLYLYRRLRPDTAGAGTSRGGQSGEMGLTLRGVPGATALVMTHGAEVPNSVGLFGGWPGSTVRQRFATAEGGTETDLLREHLAGTEPTWRELGPKPGEIPMRPGDLFAVSWQGGGGWGDPLFRDPADVAADVARGVVSAQHAAQVYGVVLGDGALDIDGTRERRLAIRTERLGAPPSAEPDPDAPGHALGPALRLVRVDGTVEVRSTAGAVLSRGSTRWRAGAVSRRVDPSAHRIRLHEDLAMTAHHCPLSGQLLSVDVHRRDEEPVEELVLNL
- a CDS encoding hydantoinase/oxoprolinase family protein, encoding MGTDVGGTFTDVWVYADDGRQAVLKAPTTADIIGGIMDGIELAAGRFGLSVEEFCSSVDRFGHGTTAGLNALLTGSAARTALITTAGFGDTLEIGRLKRQLAGLTELEIGDYRNRGRWSPVVPRTLVFEIAERIDRAGEVVVPLDRPEIDRVLDRVGGAGVQAVAVATLWSVANPEHERRIGAAVRERFPDLFVSLSHEIAPAVGEYARMSTTAVNAALGPVMSAYLARLDEALRGRGLGVPMVVMTSEGGVVSADVVSDQPVSVLMSGPAAGVIACQQIGRRLGEEHLLTVDVGGTSFDVGTVVRGNPLLRDQLTVGGADIQRPAIDVATIGAGGGSIARVRDGALTVGPFSAGARPGPVCYRRGGSEPTATDADLVLGVLDEDGFAGGTMRLDRAAAAAAIAERIARPLGLGVVEAAWGIRQVLDARMADLLRSVTIEKGHDPREFVLFAGGGQGPSHAWALCRDLGIRTFVVTPTATGQSAFGTGTCELKRTISRPHHLRLPSADRIAVRDVEPLAAALAAMTAEAEAASAGGPAQGGLAIRRTAAIRYRGQAHHLDVPIIDGLGSPAALEKTLRQFEERYEALYGAGSAFREAGFELLGLRVIAARALDGAVRPTARDELVADDIRDVVFDDPAKPVECPAYRTAFPAPGQVVAGPCLVVFPGQTLVVPPGASARTDELGNFVVTLAEEGTR
- a CDS encoding PadR family transcriptional regulator, whose protein sequence is MSLKHALLGFLSTEPASGFDLAREFGESLGWFWYASHSQIYPELRRLEEQGLVQSTTSTGNPGKQKRTYRLTEAGAAELRSWLEQPTEYAPMRDVERLKLVFLDSAPIDVVRRHLEDHRKHHEDLLAVYSQQLRELHQGVFPRLVKRLASRPASAHPMITGLKVLAMQGNIARARTEIHWAEDALSWLDGMEREGRA
- a CDS encoding 3-keto-5-aminohexanoate cleavage protein, which encodes MADRKVILTIAPTGGMADKSVTPHLPTQPREIADDVVRCWEAGASIVAVHARRPDDGATCDPEIYGRINELIRSRSDIIINNSTGGGISGDMIAELADGRREIAFDQRIKGTLAGAEMCTFDPHVQCMHRVLDNGDDLELLMDTSWSRCLELAQAMKDRGIKPEWELMSLSDLVWVNELIALGYDEPPYYINIVLGTHKLMSGATPYTPKNLQRFVEDLPENSVFCVSGIGPAQLPASVHSVILGGQARVGLEDNIYYARGRPATNLELVERMVRILRELNLEPASPAEAREMLGLRAPAAVG
- a CDS encoding GlxA family transcriptional regulator codes for the protein MPHRVAVLALDGVIPFDLGIPARVFREALDRHGRNLYSVSTCSLGGRPVRTSQDFVVVVEHDERLLARADTVVIATQEPTPELLATGALPDELTAALALVPPSGRIVSLCTSAFVLAAAGLLDGRSATTHWALCRAFADLFPQVRVDPDVLFVDNGQVLTSAGGAAGIDLCLHLVRRDHGAEVANGAARRCVVAPWRDGGQAQFIDHPLPIDPESSTAATRTWALAHLDEPIGLADLARHANMSVRTFSRRFRAEVGETPAQWLIQRRVDAARRLLETSDLTVDQIATVTGFGSATLLRKHLHATIGLSPGSYRRTFTAPVGSGHGRQEANGRRP